From Cucumis melo cultivar AY chromosome 1, USDA_Cmelo_AY_1.0, whole genome shotgun sequence, a single genomic window includes:
- the LOC103500439 gene encoding subtilisin-like protease SBT3.4, with the protein MTNTKMNFSSSPLYLVLLFTVSLNSLLAWGMISEKSMSKFAVPSSLHIVYTAKRPSNEKPEAFYIQILASVLGSNEAARKALVYSFKNSMNGFAANLTPNQVKKISAQPGVLHVARSVTYNLQTGGKENNNV; encoded by the exons ATGACAAATACAAAGATgaacttttcttcttctcccttgTATCTTGTTTTGTTGTTCACAGTTTCTCTGAATTCACTTCTTGCCTGGGGGATGATATCCGAAAAATCTATGTCCAAGTTTGCTGTACCATCGTCATTGCATATCGTTTACACCGCTAAAAGGCCTAGCAATGAGAAACCCGAGGCATTTTACATCCAAATTTTAGCTTCTGTTCTCGGCAG TAATGAAGCTGCTAGGAAAGCTCTTGTGTATAGTTTCAAGAATTCTATGAATGGCTTTGCTGCTAACTTGACTCCAAATCAAGTGAAGAAGATTTCGG CACAACCTGGAGTTCTGCATGTTGCAAGGAGTGTTACTTATAATCTGCAAACAGGAGgcaaagaaaataataatgtaTAG
- the LOC103500453 gene encoding uncharacterized protein LOC103500453, which produces MFTSNEWKDSKWSKEQQGTRVVQTILLASFWTTIVFALKVSCPLVRVLRLIDGKKKPPMGYIYEAMDRAKEAIAKSFNNNEEKYKDIFIIIDRRWKLQLHRPLHAVGYYLNSSFFYLNSNIQEDDEIVYGLYSCITKMVASLDIQDKILAELSKYKRAEALFGQPLAIRQRDKISPLLLEENLHSKKRNRLAQSRLNDLVFIKYNRALKRRYNLRDIFDPISLRDIDDSNEWLIGGLDDDSEEEDELVFDDDTLTWGDVSRAT; this is translated from the exons ATGTTTACTTCAAATGAATGGAAGGATAGCAAATGGAGCAAGGAGCAACAAGGAACGCGAGTAGTTCAAACTATTTTGTTGGCTAGTTTTTGGACTACAATTGTGTTTGCTCTTAAAGTATCCTGCCCTCTAGTCCGAGTTCTTAGATTGATTGATGGCAAAAAGAAGCCACCTATGGGATATATTTATGAGGCCATGGATAGAGCTAAAGAAGCTATTGCTAAGTCGTTCaataataatgaagaaaaatacaagGACATTTTCATCATAATTGATAGAAGATGGAAGCTTCAGTTGCATCGTCCTCTACATGCAGTGGGGTATTATTTAAACTCGTCATTCTTTTATTTGAATTCTAACATTCAAGAGGATGATGAAATAGTTTATGGGCTATACTCATGTATAACAAAAATGGTTGCTTCATTAGACATCCAAGACAAAATACTTGCAGAACTAAGCAAGTATAAGAGAGCTGAAGCATTGTTTGGACAACCTTTAGCAATCAGACAAAGGGACAAAATATCTCCAT TGCTTCTGGAAGAGAAC CTTCATAGCAAGAAACGAAATAGGCTTGCTCAAAGTCGTTTGAATGATTTAGTGTTCATCAAATACAATAGAGCATTAAAACGTCGATACAACCTTCGAGATATCTTCGACCCAATCTCTTTAAGAGATATTGATGATAGTAACGAATGGTTGATTGGAGGATTGGATGATGATTCTGAGGAGGAGGATGAGCTGGTATTTGACGATGATACTTTAACGTGGGGTGATGTTTCAAGAGCTACCTGA